Genomic DNA from Scylla paramamosain isolate STU-SP2022 chromosome 25, ASM3559412v1, whole genome shotgun sequence:
GGTGAGCACCATCATCAAGGAGAGCATTGAGACAGTCATTGGTGGCAATGCTTACACCAGCGCCAAAGTAAACAACTGGACCTCTCAGGTGGTGGAGAATGTGCTGGGTAACCTGTCCAAGCTCAACAAGGCCTTCAAATATATTGGTGAGCAGGATGATTGATGCTcacttttgtatgtttttttttttttttttttttttttttttttttttttttttttgctacagttctcttatttttttgttatattttcttgttattgttctttcctctgtgAATATCTTTGATACTTCATTATATGAGGAGCTGAGAATCAAAAGATCATAACCCACAAAGCCATTTTTTAGTTAGCACTGGTTTCTAAGTTTCAACTATCCTCATTGATGTGGCAGAAGAGAAGTGATACTCAACCATTTGGCCCCCAAAAAATGtcagttttttctttaattttttattacaaAAATTCACCAAAAATATGCTATTGTGCATAAAGTCTTGAAACTTTCACAATTTCTTAATATTCATAGATTCATaattttgtggattttttttatgtgaatgtggaaatttgaatattttttttagcattttaagACCTCTTGATTCTCAGCTTTGCATATGCTTGAGGCACCATATGACCATAATGTTGTGGTGccatcaaatcaaatcaaaatcCAAAATCATTATATGCTCCGTCTAATTCTTATAGATTTCAGTAAAATTTTAATATGGTTTACAGTGTGGTATACCTGTTTTTATTGCATAGATATTAGCAAAGTTTAGAGtatgataatgattattatcTTTGAGGATCTTCCCTTTACTCTGTCACTCTTTTTGTACCTTCAGGGATAACAAAGTGAATGTTGAATAAAATCTTCCatctttgttgttgtgtaaAAGTATGTTACTCCCTcaaattgaagaaaagaatctCTCCCTTTCAGTGTCGTGTGTCATCATGCAGAAGAATGGTGCTGGTCTACACACAGCCAGCTCATGTTACTGGAACAATGACACGGACGGGTCTTGCACTGTGCGCTGGGAGAACAAGACTATGTTCTGTATCGTCTCTGTATTTGGCCTGGCTCTCTAAggctaccaccactacacctaaattttcatctttcttttagcTCATCTCCCTGTAGCTTTCTTTTCCTTGGATTAGCATAATTCTGCAATCTTTCTTAcctaagttttctctctctctctctctctctctctctctctcagattaatGTAATTCTTTGGTACTTTTCTCTATCAAagt
This window encodes:
- the LOC135113184 gene encoding dynein light chain Tctex-type 1-like, with amino-acid sequence MEDVTQSEEHQFVVDEVSTIIKESIETVIGGNAYTSAKVNNWTSQVVENVLGNLSKLNKAFKYIVSCVIMQKNGAGLHTASSCYWNNDTDGSCTVRWENKTMFCIVSVFGLAL